In the Ctenopharyngodon idella isolate HZGC_01 chromosome 4, HZGC01, whole genome shotgun sequence genome, one interval contains:
- the LOC127510664 gene encoding zinc finger protein 239-like isoform X1 has product MAFIKEESEDMKIEETFRVKHEDTEEQTDLRMLKEESEVLNEMEEKNYYDFITEEKSFSCSQIHNEDKPVTYPQCGKIFDQDENLKAHMRIHTVESPFVCHQCGKSFTQKGSLNRHMRIHNGEKPYMCPLCGKSFNQHGNLEVHIRLHTGDRLFTCQHCGKSFNRKGNLNYHMRVHTGESPFTCQQCGTNFTVKGSLVRHMRIHTREKPYTCPHCGESFEQHGNLKVHMRIHTGEKPYTCPQCGKSFDQHGNLKVHIRVHTGEKPYTCPQCGKSFDQHGNLKVHMRVHTGEKPYTCSQCGKSFTQKGHLEVHMRIHTGEKPFTCQHCEKSFKRKGILKRHLRLHTGENKFQSAWKP; this is encoded by the exons atggcgtttattaaagaggagagtgaagacatgaagattgaagaaacattcagagtgaaacatgaagatactgaggaacaaacag ACCTGAGAATGctgaaagaggagagtgaagtaCTGAATGAAATGGAGGAGAAAAATTATTATGATTTCATAACTGAAGAAAAATCTTTCAGTTGCTCACAGATACACAATGAAGATAAGCCTGTTACCtaccctcagtgtggaaagatttTTGATCAAGATGAAAACCTTAAagcccacatgagaattcacactgtaGAGAGTCCTTTCGTCTGCcatcagtgtggaaaaagtttcactcaaaaaggaagccttaacaggcacatgagaattcacaatggagagaagccttacatgTGCCCtctgtgtggaaagagttttaatcAACATGGAAACCTTGAAGTCCACATAAGACTTCACACTGGAGATAGGCTTTTTACCTGCCAACATTGCGGAAAAAGTTTTAACCGAAAAGGAAACCTTAATtaccacatgagagttcacactggagagagccctttcacctgccaacagtgtggaacaAATTTCACTGTAAAGGGAAGCCTTGTTaggcacatgagaattcacactagAGAGAAGCCCTACACATGCCCTCATTGTGGAGAGAGCTTTGAGCAACATggaaaccttaaagtccacatgagaattcacactggagaaaagccttatacatgccctcagtgtggaaagagttttgatCAACATggaaaccttaaagtccacataagagttcacactggagaaaagccttatacatgccctcagtgtggaaagagttttgatCAACATGGgaaccttaaagtccacatgagagttcacactggagaaaagccttacacatgctctcagtgtggaaagagtttcactcaaaaaggaCACCttgaagtccacatgagaattcacactggagagaagcctttcacctgccaacactGTGAAAAAAGTTTCAAACGAAAAGGAATCCTTAAAAGGCACTTGCgacttcacactggagagaacaAGTTTCAGTCAGCATggaaaccttaa
- the LOC127510664 gene encoding zinc finger protein 239-like isoform X2 — translation MAFIKEESEDLRIEETFRVKQEDTEEQTDLRMLKEESEVLNEMEEKNYYDFITEEKSFSCSQIHNEDKPVTYPQCGKIFDQDENLKAHMRIHTVESPFVCHQCGKSFTQKGSLNRHMRIHNGEKPYMCPLCGKSFNQHGNLEVHIRLHTGDRLFTCQHCGKSFNRKGNLNYHMRVHTGESPFTCQQCGTNFTVKGSLVRHMRIHTREKPYTCPHCGESFEQHGNLKVHMRIHTGEKPYTCPQCGKSFDQHGNLKVHIRVHTGEKPYTCPQCGKSFDQHGNLKVHMRVHTGEKPYTCSQCGKSFTQKGHLEVHMRIHTGEKPFTCQHCEKSFKRKGILKRHLRLHTGENKFQSAWKP, via the coding sequence ACCTGAGAATGctgaaagaggagagtgaagtaCTGAATGAAATGGAGGAGAAAAATTATTATGATTTCATAACTGAAGAAAAATCTTTCAGTTGCTCACAGATACACAATGAAGATAAGCCTGTTACCtaccctcagtgtggaaagatttTTGATCAAGATGAAAACCTTAAagcccacatgagaattcacactgtaGAGAGTCCTTTCGTCTGCcatcagtgtggaaaaagtttcactcaaaaaggaagccttaacaggcacatgagaattcacaatggagagaagccttacatgTGCCCtctgtgtggaaagagttttaatcAACATGGAAACCTTGAAGTCCACATAAGACTTCACACTGGAGATAGGCTTTTTACCTGCCAACATTGCGGAAAAAGTTTTAACCGAAAAGGAAACCTTAATtaccacatgagagttcacactggagagagccctttcacctgccaacagtgtggaacaAATTTCACTGTAAAGGGAAGCCTTGTTaggcacatgagaattcacactagAGAGAAGCCCTACACATGCCCTCATTGTGGAGAGAGCTTTGAGCAACATggaaaccttaaagtccacatgagaattcacactggagaaaagccttatacatgccctcagtgtggaaagagttttgatCAACATggaaaccttaaagtccacataagagttcacactggagaaaagccttatacatgccctcagtgtggaaagagttttgatCAACATGGgaaccttaaagtccacatgagagttcacactggagaaaagccttacacatgctctcagtgtggaaagagtttcactcaaaaaggaCACCttgaagtccacatgagaattcacactggagagaagcctttcacctgccaacactGTGAAAAAAGTTTCAAACGAAAAGGAATCCTTAAAAGGCACTTGCgacttcacactggagagaacaAGTTTCAGTCAGCATggaaaccttaa
- the LOC127510664 gene encoding zinc finger protein 239-like isoform X3, which yields MAFIKEENEDITIEETFCVKQEDTEEQTDLRMLKEESEVLNEMEEKNYYDFITEEKSFSCSQIHNEDKPVTYPQCGKIFDQDENLKAHMRIHTVESPFVCHQCGKSFTQKGSLNRHMRIHNGEKPYMCPLCGKSFNQHGNLEVHIRLHTGDRLFTCQHCGKSFNRKGNLNYHMRVHTGESPFTCQQCGTNFTVKGSLVRHMRIHTREKPYTCPHCGESFEQHGNLKVHMRIHTGEKPYTCPQCGKSFDQHGNLKVHIRVHTGEKPYTCPQCGKSFDQHGNLKVHMRVHTGEKPYTCSQCGKSFTQKGHLEVHMRIHTGEKPFTCQHCEKSFKRKGILKRHLRLHTGENKFQSAWKP from the coding sequence ACCTGAGAATGctgaaagaggagagtgaagtaCTGAATGAAATGGAGGAGAAAAATTATTATGATTTCATAACTGAAGAAAAATCTTTCAGTTGCTCACAGATACACAATGAAGATAAGCCTGTTACCtaccctcagtgtggaaagatttTTGATCAAGATGAAAACCTTAAagcccacatgagaattcacactgtaGAGAGTCCTTTCGTCTGCcatcagtgtggaaaaagtttcactcaaaaaggaagccttaacaggcacatgagaattcacaatggagagaagccttacatgTGCCCtctgtgtggaaagagttttaatcAACATGGAAACCTTGAAGTCCACATAAGACTTCACACTGGAGATAGGCTTTTTACCTGCCAACATTGCGGAAAAAGTTTTAACCGAAAAGGAAACCTTAATtaccacatgagagttcacactggagagagccctttcacctgccaacagtgtggaacaAATTTCACTGTAAAGGGAAGCCTTGTTaggcacatgagaattcacactagAGAGAAGCCCTACACATGCCCTCATTGTGGAGAGAGCTTTGAGCAACATggaaaccttaaagtccacatgagaattcacactggagaaaagccttatacatgccctcagtgtggaaagagttttgatCAACATggaaaccttaaagtccacataagagttcacactggagaaaagccttatacatgccctcagtgtggaaagagttttgatCAACATGGgaaccttaaagtccacatgagagttcacactggagaaaagccttacacatgctctcagtgtggaaagagtttcactcaaaaaggaCACCttgaagtccacatgagaattcacactggagagaagcctttcacctgccaacactGTGAAAAAAGTTTCAAACGAAAAGGAATCCTTAAAAGGCACTTGCgacttcacactggagagaacaAGTTTCAGTCAGCATggaaaccttaa
- the LOC127510664 gene encoding zinc finger protein 239-like isoform X7 → MLKEESEVLNEMEEKNYYDFITEEKSFSCSQIHNEDKPVTYPQCGKIFDQDENLKAHMRIHTVESPFVCHQCGKSFTQKGSLNRHMRIHNGEKPYMCPLCGKSFNQHGNLEVHIRLHTGDRLFTCQHCGKSFNRKGNLNYHMRVHTGESPFTCQQCGTNFTVKGSLVRHMRIHTREKPYTCPHCGESFEQHGNLKVHMRIHTGEKPYTCPQCGKSFDQHGNLKVHIRVHTGEKPYTCPQCGKSFDQHGNLKVHMRVHTGEKPYTCSQCGKSFTQKGHLEVHMRIHTGEKPFTCQHCEKSFKRKGILKRHLRLHTGENKFQSAWKP, encoded by the coding sequence ATGctgaaagaggagagtgaagtaCTGAATGAAATGGAGGAGAAAAATTATTATGATTTCATAACTGAAGAAAAATCTTTCAGTTGCTCACAGATACACAATGAAGATAAGCCTGTTACCtaccctcagtgtggaaagatttTTGATCAAGATGAAAACCTTAAagcccacatgagaattcacactgtaGAGAGTCCTTTCGTCTGCcatcagtgtggaaaaagtttcactcaaaaaggaagccttaacaggcacatgagaattcacaatggagagaagccttacatgTGCCCtctgtgtggaaagagttttaatcAACATGGAAACCTTGAAGTCCACATAAGACTTCACACTGGAGATAGGCTTTTTACCTGCCAACATTGCGGAAAAAGTTTTAACCGAAAAGGAAACCTTAATtaccacatgagagttcacactggagagagccctttcacctgccaacagtgtggaacaAATTTCACTGTAAAGGGAAGCCTTGTTaggcacatgagaattcacactagAGAGAAGCCCTACACATGCCCTCATTGTGGAGAGAGCTTTGAGCAACATggaaaccttaaagtccacatgagaattcacactggagaaaagccttatacatgccctcagtgtggaaagagttttgatCAACATggaaaccttaaagtccacataagagttcacactggagaaaagccttatacatgccctcagtgtggaaagagttttgatCAACATGGgaaccttaaagtccacatgagagttcacactggagaaaagccttacacatgctctcagtgtggaaagagtttcactcaaaaaggaCACCttgaagtccacatgagaattcacactggagagaagcctttcacctgccaacactGTGAAAAAAGTTTCAAACGAAAAGGAATCCTTAAAAGGCACTTGCgacttcacactggagagaacaAGTTTCAGTCAGCATggaaaccttaa